A window of the Natronomonas salina genome harbors these coding sequences:
- the trpB gene encoding tryptophan synthase subunit beta — MSQSKFGDYGGQYVPEALMPAIEELTDAYERYVLENEDGFMDEFRERLRDFGGRPTPLQRADQLSERYDREVYLKREDLVHGGAHKLNNALGQVLLARYMGKERIIAETGAGQHGTATAMAAAHLDVPCEVYMGRRDINRQRPNVFRMRINGAEVNPVDIGRGTLKEAISETMRDWATTVETTHYVIGSVVGPAPFPAMVRDFQSVISEEARRQCEEKFGDLPGAVLACAGGGSNTMGAFANFLDDEEVDLYAVEAGGSSLEVDEEEGIAPHSASLSTGDEGVLHGARTKLLQDSHGQIMESHSVSSGLDYSGVGPELAYLVDEGRVTPVNVDDDAALEAFHRLSQDEGIIPALETAHAFGFLEKVAGPDADGGVELPGTVVVNVSGRGDKDLESVIEETDQRQLDNAPTMEVFDG, encoded by the coding sequence ATGTCACAGAGTAAATTCGGCGACTACGGCGGCCAGTACGTGCCCGAGGCGCTGATGCCCGCCATCGAGGAGCTGACGGACGCCTACGAGCGGTACGTACTCGAGAACGAGGACGGGTTCATGGACGAGTTCCGCGAGCGGCTCCGGGACTTCGGCGGGCGCCCGACGCCGCTGCAGCGGGCCGACCAGCTCTCGGAGCGCTACGACCGCGAGGTCTACCTGAAGCGCGAGGACCTCGTCCACGGCGGCGCCCACAAGCTCAACAACGCGCTCGGGCAGGTGCTGCTCGCGCGGTACATGGGCAAGGAGCGCATCATCGCCGAGACCGGCGCCGGCCAGCACGGCACCGCGACCGCGATGGCCGCCGCCCACCTCGACGTGCCCTGCGAGGTCTACATGGGCCGCCGCGACATCAACCGCCAGCGCCCCAACGTCTTCCGGATGCGCATCAACGGCGCCGAGGTCAACCCCGTCGACATCGGCCGCGGCACGCTGAAGGAGGCCATCAGCGAGACGATGCGCGACTGGGCGACGACCGTCGAGACGACCCACTACGTCATCGGCAGCGTCGTCGGCCCGGCCCCGTTCCCCGCGATGGTCCGGGACTTCCAGTCGGTCATCTCCGAGGAGGCCCGCCGGCAGTGCGAGGAGAAGTTCGGCGACCTGCCGGGCGCCGTCCTCGCCTGCGCCGGCGGCGGCTCGAACACGATGGGTGCGTTCGCGAATTTCTTAGACGACGAGGAGGTGGACCTCTACGCCGTCGAGGCCGGCGGCTCCTCCCTCGAGGTCGACGAGGAGGAGGGCATCGCGCCGCACTCGGCGTCGCTGTCCACCGGCGACGAGGGCGTCCTGCACGGCGCGCGGACGAAGCTCCTGCAGGACAGCCACGGCCAGATCATGGAGTCCCACAGCGTCTCCTCGGGGCTGGACTACTCCGGCGTCGGCCCCGAACTCGCCTACCTCGTCGACGAGGGGCGCGTCACGCCCGTCAACGTCGACGACGACGCGGCCCTGGAGGCGTTCCACCGCCTCTCCCAGGACGAGGGCATCATCCCCGCCCTGGAGACCGCCCACGCCTTCGGCTTCCTGGAGAAGGTCGCCGGGCCTGACGCCGACGGCGGCGTCGAGCTGCCCGGGACGGTGGTCGTGAACGTCTCCGGCCGCGGCGACAAGGACCTCGAGTCGGTCATCGAGGAGACCGACCAGCGGCAACTCGACAACGCACCGACGATGGAGGTGTTCGACGGATGA
- a CDS encoding MGMT family protein, which yields MSTDAAAGIYARESGYLERYVQVGTAGGRVISVSFPESPDDDAGGELPLLDRVQAYLEGEEDDFADVDVAMTMPTDQRRVLEAVREVPYGEQVSVKKLAGMTPKLDVDDDEAHQLVRTALADNPAPLVVPDHRVRDGPSAAPPEVEQRLRSLEGL from the coding sequence ATGAGCACCGACGCGGCGGCCGGCATCTACGCGCGCGAATCGGGGTACCTCGAGCGGTACGTACAGGTCGGGACGGCCGGCGGACGCGTCATCTCCGTCTCCTTCCCCGAGTCGCCGGACGACGACGCCGGCGGGGAGCTGCCGCTGCTCGACCGCGTCCAGGCGTACCTGGAGGGCGAGGAGGACGACTTCGCCGACGTCGACGTCGCGATGACGATGCCGACCGACCAGCGGCGGGTCCTCGAGGCGGTCCGGGAGGTCCCCTACGGCGAACAGGTGTCGGTGAAGAAGCTCGCGGGCATGACGCCGAAGCTGGACGTCGACGACGACGAGGCCCATCAGCTCGTCCGGACGGCCCTCGCGGACAACCCCGCGCCGCTGGTCGTCCCCGACCACCGGGTCCGCGACGGGCCGAGCGCGGCGCCCCCGGAGGTCGAACAGCGCCTCCGGTCGCTCGAGGGCCTCTAG
- a CDS encoding HalOD1 output domain-containing protein → MAQIVPTVYAPEDDEDLSSALISALSEAKGRDVSQDECVLYDNIDPDALDTLFRSDRDSDTVKIEFATHDAIVVVWRDSRISIEVQDLESDPNYQ, encoded by the coding sequence ATGGCTCAGATCGTTCCGACCGTCTACGCGCCGGAAGACGACGAGGACCTCAGTTCTGCGCTCATCTCTGCGCTCTCCGAGGCGAAGGGTCGCGACGTCTCCCAGGACGAGTGCGTCCTCTACGACAACATCGACCCCGACGCCCTCGACACGCTGTTCCGGTCGGACCGGGACTCCGATACGGTCAAGATCGAGTTCGCCACCCACGACGCCATCGTGGTCGTCTGGCGGGACAGCCGCATCTCCATCGAGGTCCAGGACCTCGAGAGCGACCCGAACTACCAGTGA
- a CDS encoding GMC family oxidoreductase N-terminal domain-containing protein: MRTHEYDVVVVGAGGDGPVAAWKLGQAGLDVLVLEAGPFYGNEQWPKPNEKPGGETTDSVEDLSGELLDEQFTTRELEMVLKLLWGPAEHDRGLWFRKFPGSGATLQAAGVGGTTLVYTGNHPRAYPAAIDEQPHWPDSFAYEDLVPYYRELEDLLEVQPAPVSAKEELFFRGAEDVDPDLLGGESATLIDGLNVDEVGYRPQPNAIRGPDPDIHVDEDYDGNFRHPADPDAVDPVEGHTMVTTEIAGNPHPRGAPYEEKAKRTSAVGVVPAALETGNVTVRPNAFVTDVLVDRSLGGDPEATGVEFRDTWSGDTERVSADAVVLAAGAIETPRLWLNSGLPANEWVGKGMTIHFGDNVMGFWEDEALEERVGKPAVDPHEGQTIAARFDYPGVGMLQTTGSYPGIAAILGFGASASGFTFSNDVSDAPWDTQGRLAGTELKRFLSRYRQALPILVVTDDRPHQRNGVSVAPGVTDEHGPIPQVNYVPSEGDVRRRDRLAEIATDVLRKAGADHVHRSDSPPTALHIHSTMAMGKVVDTACEAYEVDRLFVADHSALANGIGGPNPTNTGQALAARTGEKIAERYF, encoded by the coding sequence ATGAGGACCCACGAGTACGACGTCGTCGTGGTGGGCGCCGGCGGCGACGGCCCGGTCGCCGCGTGGAAGCTCGGCCAGGCCGGCCTCGACGTCCTGGTCCTGGAGGCCGGCCCCTTCTACGGCAACGAGCAGTGGCCGAAGCCCAACGAGAAGCCCGGCGGCGAGACCACCGACAGCGTCGAGGACCTCTCCGGCGAGCTGCTCGACGAGCAGTTCACGACCCGGGAGCTGGAGATGGTCCTGAAGCTGCTGTGGGGGCCGGCCGAGCACGACCGCGGCCTCTGGTTCCGGAAGTTCCCCGGCTCCGGGGCGACCCTGCAGGCCGCCGGCGTCGGCGGGACGACGCTCGTCTACACCGGCAACCACCCCCGCGCCTATCCGGCCGCCATCGACGAGCAACCGCACTGGCCCGACTCGTTCGCCTACGAGGACCTCGTGCCGTACTACCGGGAGCTGGAGGACCTGCTGGAGGTCCAGCCGGCGCCCGTCTCCGCGAAGGAGGAGCTGTTCTTCCGGGGCGCCGAGGACGTCGACCCGGACCTGCTCGGCGGCGAGTCGGCGACGCTTATCGACGGGCTGAACGTCGACGAGGTGGGCTACCGCCCCCAGCCGAACGCGATCCGGGGGCCGGACCCCGACATCCACGTCGACGAGGACTACGACGGGAACTTCCGACATCCGGCGGACCCCGACGCCGTCGACCCCGTCGAGGGCCACACGATGGTGACCACCGAGATCGCCGGCAATCCCCACCCGCGGGGCGCCCCCTACGAGGAGAAGGCCAAGCGCACTTCCGCCGTCGGCGTCGTCCCGGCGGCCCTGGAGACGGGCAACGTCACCGTCCGGCCGAACGCCTTCGTCACCGACGTCCTGGTCGACCGGTCGCTCGGCGGCGACCCGGAGGCGACGGGCGTCGAGTTCCGCGACACCTGGTCCGGCGACACCGAGCGCGTCTCGGCCGACGCGGTCGTCCTCGCGGCCGGCGCCATCGAGACGCCGCGGCTCTGGCTGAACTCGGGGCTCCCCGCCAACGAGTGGGTCGGCAAGGGGATGACCATCCACTTCGGGGACAACGTGATGGGGTTCTGGGAGGACGAGGCCCTCGAGGAGCGCGTCGGCAAGCCGGCCGTCGACCCCCACGAGGGCCAGACCATCGCGGCGCGGTTCGACTACCCCGGCGTGGGGATGCTCCAGACGACGGGCTCGTACCCGGGCATCGCCGCCATCCTGGGGTTCGGCGCCTCTGCCTCCGGGTTCACCTTCAGCAACGACGTCTCCGACGCGCCGTGGGACACCCAGGGTCGGCTCGCCGGGACCGAGCTCAAGCGGTTCCTCTCGCGATACCGCCAGGCGCTGCCGATCCTCGTGGTCACGGACGACCGGCCGCACCAGCGCAACGGCGTCTCCGTCGCGCCCGGGGTCACCGACGAGCACGGCCCGATCCCGCAGGTCAACTACGTCCCGAGCGAGGGCGACGTCCGGCGACGCGACCGCCTCGCCGAGATCGCCACCGACGTCCTCCGGAAGGCCGGCGCCGACCACGTCCACCGCTCGGACTCCCCGCCGACGGCGCTGCACATCCACTCGACGATGGCAATGGGGAAGGTCGTCGACACCGCCTGCGAGGCCTACGAGGTCGACCGGCTGTTCGTCGCCGACCACTCGGCGCTGGCCAACGGCATCGGCGGACCCAACCCGACGAACACCGGGCAGGCGCTGGCGGCGCGCACCGGCGAGAAGATCGCCGAGCGGTACTTCTGA
- a CDS encoding response regulator produces MTGDDDRTDERVELLLIEPNPGDTRLFTESFRDGKLANALHTVPDGETALDFLHQRGAYSEESRPDLVLLEPRLPGKSGMDVLSELRGEPALADVPVVVLTSSGIGEEIVRSHGLDADHYLQKPVEPDDFIEFVRSVEDFWLAIVQRKPASD; encoded by the coding sequence ATGACGGGCGACGACGACCGGACGGACGAGCGCGTCGAGCTGTTGCTCATCGAACCGAACCCGGGCGACACCCGGCTCTTCACGGAGTCCTTCCGCGACGGGAAGTTGGCGAACGCTCTCCACACGGTCCCGGACGGCGAGACGGCGCTGGACTTCCTCCACCAGCGGGGCGCCTACTCCGAGGAGTCGCGGCCCGACCTGGTACTGCTGGAGCCGCGGTTGCCCGGCAAGAGCGGGATGGACGTCCTCTCGGAGCTCCGCGGCGAGCCGGCGCTCGCGGACGTCCCGGTCGTCGTCCTCACGAGTTCCGGGATCGGCGAGGAGATCGTCCGCTCCCACGGCCTGGACGCCGACCACTACCTCCAGAAGCCCGTCGAGCCCGACGACTTCATCGAGTTCGTCCGGTCGGTCGAGGACTTCTGGCTCGCGATCGTGCAGCGAAAGCCGGCCAGCGACTGA
- a CDS encoding CGCGG family rSAM-modified RiPP protein — MSTSHGHDEPDPVTDRIHDNSWSANLEKPEHAADREFLLEQAVDAVEHTAAGHHVNLVTHGDHGHPETYLFDELEAAFDEGVDYEYVEQCGCGGHVTRVQVRD, encoded by the coding sequence ATGAGCACGAGTCACGGCCACGACGAGCCCGACCCGGTGACCGACCGAATCCACGACAACTCCTGGTCGGCGAACCTCGAGAAGCCGGAGCACGCCGCCGACCGCGAGTTCCTCCTCGAGCAGGCCGTCGACGCCGTCGAGCACACCGCCGCGGGCCACCACGTCAACCTCGTCACCCACGGCGACCACGGCCACCCGGAGACGTACCTCTTCGACGAACTCGAGGCGGCGTTCGACGAGGGCGTCGACTACGAGTATGTCGAGCAGTGCGGCTGCGGCGGCCACGTCACCCGGGTGCAGGTCCGGGACTAG
- the trpC gene encoding indole-3-glycerol phosphate synthase codes for MDTSNELAPAVRSILAAAEERGGGDERLSVEPRSLPAALAEAEADGRAPLIAEVKPTSPTTDGERREDPVELAEAMVEGGAAALSVLTEPEHFGGSPETLRRVREAVDVPVLRKDFVLDESQLDVVEADVVLLIVRFVDDLEGLLAAARDRGFQVLVEAHTPAEVEAALDAGAEIIGVNNRDLTQLEVDLGTFEDVAATVPADDRESVTLIAESGIATREDVSRMRADGADGLLVGSAIMDGPVRENTERLTNVTE; via the coding sequence ATGGACACCAGTAACGAGCTGGCGCCGGCCGTCCGCTCCATCCTGGCGGCGGCCGAGGAACGGGGCGGGGGCGACGAACGGCTCTCCGTCGAGCCGCGGTCGCTGCCCGCCGCGCTGGCCGAGGCGGAGGCCGACGGCCGCGCGCCGCTCATCGCCGAGGTGAAGCCCACGAGCCCGACGACCGACGGCGAGCGGCGCGAGGACCCGGTGGAACTGGCCGAGGCGATGGTCGAGGGCGGCGCCGCGGCGCTGTCGGTGCTCACGGAGCCGGAGCACTTCGGCGGGTCCCCCGAGACGCTGCGGCGGGTCCGCGAGGCCGTCGACGTGCCGGTCCTCCGGAAGGACTTCGTGCTGGACGAATCGCAACTGGACGTCGTCGAGGCGGACGTGGTCCTGCTCATCGTCCGGTTCGTCGACGACCTGGAGGGGCTGCTCGCGGCGGCCCGCGACCGCGGCTTCCAGGTGCTCGTCGAGGCCCACACCCCCGCAGAGGTCGAGGCGGCCCTCGACGCCGGCGCCGAGATAATCGGCGTCAACAACCGCGATCTGACGCAACTGGAGGTCGACCTCGGGACGTTCGAGGACGTCGCGGCGACGGTTCCGGCAGACGACCGCGAGAGCGTCACCCTGATAGCGGAAAGCGGCATAGCCACCCGGGAGGACGTCTCGCGGATGCGCGCCGACGGCGCCGACGGCCTGCTCGTCGGGTCGGCGATCATGGACGGACCGGTCCGCGAGAACACGGAGCGACTCACCAATGTCACAGAGTAA
- a CDS encoding 2-amino-3,7-dideoxy-D-threo-hept-6-ulosonate synthase has product MSTGIAARLKRVGTDDRYVVVPMDHGITLGPVTGLKDIESTIDAVTRGGADAVLTQKGVADRVHGNLNGAGYITHLNGSTVIGPDSNDKRTTGTVKSAIRAGADAVSFHINVGSKYEREQIEELAAVADEAAEYGMPVLAMTYARGPDVEGDDPQALGHAVRLGEELGADLIKTGYSGDAESFEHVCESTSLPVLIAGGSPAGDLAALEDVRGAMDAGGAGVSMGRTIFQHDDPEKMARAVSLVVHDDVGAADALERAGLAVEA; this is encoded by the coding sequence ATGAGCACAGGGATCGCCGCACGACTGAAACGCGTCGGGACGGACGACCGCTACGTCGTCGTCCCGATGGATCACGGGATCACCCTCGGGCCGGTGACGGGCCTGAAGGACATCGAGTCGACCATCGACGCCGTCACCCGCGGGGGCGCCGACGCCGTGCTGACCCAGAAGGGCGTCGCCGACCGCGTCCACGGCAACCTCAACGGCGCCGGCTACATCACCCACCTCAACGGCTCGACGGTCATCGGGCCGGACTCCAACGACAAGCGGACCACCGGCACCGTGAAATCGGCCATCCGGGCCGGCGCCGACGCCGTCTCCTTCCACATCAACGTCGGCTCGAAGTACGAGCGCGAGCAGATCGAGGAACTCGCCGCCGTCGCCGACGAGGCCGCCGAGTACGGGATGCCCGTCCTGGCGATGACGTACGCCCGCGGCCCCGACGTCGAGGGCGACGACCCCCAGGCGCTCGGCCACGCCGTCCGGCTGGGCGAGGAGCTCGGCGCCGACCTCATCAAGACCGGCTACAGCGGCGACGCGGAGAGTTTCGAGCACGTCTGCGAGTCGACGAGCCTGCCGGTGCTCATCGCCGGCGGCTCGCCGGCCGGCGACCTCGCGGCCCTGGAGGACGTCCGCGGGGCGATGGACGCCGGCGGTGCCGGCGTCTCGATGGGCCGGACAATCTTCCAGCACGACGACCCCGAGAAGATGGCCCGGGCGGTCTCGCTGGTCGTCCAC
- the trpA gene encoding tryptophan synthase subunit alpha has protein sequence MSGEDDQRESSENASGAERPASLEDAFDEPAFVPYLAAGDPDFESSLEYVEALARGGADVIELGLPFSEPIAEGPTIQQAVVRSLEGGMTPERFFEFVEALDVDVPLVCMTYYNLIYQFGEDGDPPVRPFVERAAEVGIEGFVVPDLPAEEADLLREACDEHGLDLVFIVAPTTTGERLDRIMSQVTGYVYVQARLGVTGARSDVSDQTTESLARLEAYDVPKAVGFGISSGEQAADVVAAGADGVIVGSALVDVVADGHEEGRPVEETADRLESLARELKEGALAGAQRRPRPEGT, from the coding sequence ATGAGCGGCGAGGACGACCAGCGGGAGTCCTCGGAGAACGCAAGCGGGGCGGAGCGACCCGCGAGCCTCGAGGACGCCTTCGACGAGCCGGCGTTCGTCCCCTACCTCGCCGCGGGTGACCCGGACTTCGAGTCGTCCCTCGAGTACGTCGAGGCGCTGGCCCGCGGCGGCGCCGACGTCATCGAGCTCGGCCTCCCGTTCTCCGAGCCCATCGCCGAGGGCCCGACCATCCAGCAGGCCGTCGTCCGGTCGCTGGAGGGCGGCATGACCCCCGAGCGGTTCTTCGAGTTCGTCGAGGCGCTCGACGTCGACGTGCCGCTGGTCTGCATGACCTACTACAACCTCATCTACCAGTTCGGCGAGGACGGCGACCCGCCGGTGCGACCCTTCGTCGAGCGCGCCGCCGAGGTCGGCATCGAGGGATTCGTCGTCCCGGACCTCCCCGCCGAGGAGGCCGACCTGCTACGCGAGGCCTGCGACGAGCACGGCCTCGACCTCGTATTCATCGTCGCGCCGACGACGACGGGCGAGCGCCTAGACCGCATCATGAGCCAGGTCACCGGCTACGTCTACGTCCAGGCGCGGCTGGGCGTCACGGGCGCGCGCTCGGACGTCTCCGACCAGACCACCGAGAGCCTCGCCCGCCTGGAGGCCTACGACGTGCCGAAGGCGGTCGGCTTCGGCATCTCCTCCGGCGAGCAGGCCGCCGACGTCGTCGCGGCGGGCGCCGACGGCGTCATCGTCGGCTCCGCGCTGGTCGACGTCGTCGCCGATGGTCACGAGGAGGGCCGACCGGTCGAGGAGACCGCCGACCGGCTCGAATCGCTCGCCCGGGAGCTGAAGGAGGGGGCCCTCGCCGGCGCGCAACGTCGGCCGCGACCGGAAGGAACATGA